The genomic segment CGGCTTCGACTGCTCGGGCCTGGTCCGGTACGCGTACGCCCAGGCCACCGGTTCCGACATCCTCAACGGCGTGGCCAGCCAGCAGTACTACACGCACCGCGCCGCCGACCGCTTCACCGCCGCCCAGGGCCTCGCCCCGCTCCTCCCGGGCGACCTGCTGGCCTACGGCACCTCGCAGAAGCTGCACCACATCGCCATCTACCTCGGCGCGGGCAAGATGGTCGAGGCCAAGCAGTCCGGCACCAAGCTGATGGTGAGCGATGTCCGCCTGGGCGGCGGCTACTTCGGCGCCGTCCGCGTCAACACCGGCGAGGTCACCGGCCACATCCACCAGACCTGGGGCACCGGCGTCTGGACCAAGGCCGAGCCCGCCCTCAAGGCCGCCCGCGTCTACGCCTTCCCGAACTCCACCACCATCCGCGTCGAGTGCCAGAAGCACGCGGAGAAGGTCACCGCGGAGGGCTACGAGAACGACGTCTGGTCCTACCTGCCCGACTACAAGGCCTGGGTCACCAACATCTACATCAAGGGTCCGGCCTGGCTGGAGGGGGTGCCCGAGTGCAAGTCCTGAACCTCTGAACCTCGCGCGCTGATCACACACGCGCCGGTGACCGCCAAAGGGGGGCGGTCACCGGCGCGCGTTTGGGCTTGGAAGGGCAGCTGGTGCTGTTCGAGGAGTAAGGAGGCATTCACATTCAGTGCGCAGTGGCGGGGGGAGTAATTTGTTGACGCCGTCAACGAATCTAGTCGTTGATGGCTCCACAGATAGCTGTGTACGGTGTGGGTATGGCAGACACCTCCCCGACATCGACGAATGCGTTGGTCACCGGCGCCGAGATCGCCCGGCTCGCAGGCGTCACTCGTGCCGCTGTCTCCAATTGGAGGCGGAGGCACAGTGACTTTCCCGTGCCCGCCGGGGGCGGTGTGAACAGCCCGCTCTTCGACCTGACCGAGGTGCAGGCGTGGCTGGACAAGCAGCGCAAAGTGCAGGATGTCTCCATCGAGGTCCAGCTGTGGCAGGCGCTGCGCGGGGCGTATGGCGACGAGATGATCGGCGGGCTTGTCGATGTCGCCCGGCTGCTCGCCGGGGAAGAGTGCCCGAAGGATCTGCCGGAGGGCGCTGTCCGGCTTGCTCGAGACCTGATCGGCAGCGGTTCCGCCTCCGAGGTGGTGGGCGCTCTCGCGGAGCGCTTCACCGACTCCGTACGCCGGGCCGGTTCGGACCAGGTCACTTCACCACGCGTGGTCCGTGCCGTGCGTCGCTTCGCCGGTGACGTGGCGGGCGACGCGACCCTTTTCGACCCGGCCTGCGGCATCGGCACGCTGCTTCTGGCCGTGGGGCCGGAGCGAGGGCCCCTGCGGTACGGGCAGGAGTCCGACATCCGCAGCGCCCGCTTCGCGCAGCTCCGCGCGGATCTCACCGGTCGCGAGGGCGTCGACATCGGGACCGGTGATTCCCTGCGTGACGACCTCTGGGCGGACGTCAAGGCCGACCTCGTCGTCTGCGATCCGCCGGTCGGTGACACCGACTGGGGGCGCGAGGAGCTGCTCCTCGACTCGCGGTGGGAGTTCGGCACTCCGTCGCGTGCCGAAGGCGAACTCGCCTGGCTCCAGCATGCGTACGCCCATACCGCCCCTGGCGGCCGAGTCCTCATGGTCATGCCTGCCTCGGTCGCCTACCGCAAGGCCGGCCGCCGTATCCGGGCCGAACTCGTGCGGCGCGGCATCCTCACCCAGGTCACCGCTCTCCCGCCCGGCACCGCGTCCTCCCACGCTCTCCCCGTGCACCTGTGGCACCTGCGCCGGCCGCGCACGCTCGGTGACGCCGTGACCAGCGTCCGCATGGTCGACCTGACCGCGACAGAACCCGACGCGTCCCTGGAGCCGGCCCCCGGCCAGGTGGCGGACGTACCCTTGATCGACCTGCTCGACGACACGGTGGACCTCACACCCGGCCGCCATGTGGCGGAGTCCCATCGTGACTACGCGGCGGAATACGTCGCTCTGCGGCAGGAGTTGACGGAGCAAGTGAGACTGCTGGCCGAACTGCTGCCGGTACTCACAGCGGGCGACGGACCGGGTGCCGTCGACGGGCCCTCCGTCAGTGTCGCCGACCTCGTCCGAGCCGGGCTCATCGAGTACGGCGATCCCGAGCCGGTCTCGGTCAGCGACCAGCTCGACACGGACTACCTCCAGGGCTTCCTGCGCAGCGCCGCGAACACCCGGCGCTCCACGAGCGCCAGCGGCACCTTTCGCCTCGACGGGAAGGGGGCGCGCATTCCGCAGATGGACATCGCCGAGCAACGCCGGTTCGGGGCGGCCTTCCGAGTGCTCCAGGAATTCGAGGAACGCGCCCGCAGGGTGGCTGAACTGAGCCGGGAAGCGGCGTTGCTGGCTCGGGACGGGCTGGGTAACGGGGCGCTGAAACCGGAGGACTGACGATCCACCACTGCCATGCGCGTCACGTCAGTTCGGCTGAGGTACGAACGGACTGGCGATCCCGCTCCATGACACCGCCAGCGCCTCGCGGGCTCGCGTGCACGCCACGAACAGCAGGCACCGCTCCCGCAGCAGATCGGAGTCGTGCTGCAATGCGTCCACGGAGACGGGCGTCACCTCGCGCGCGAACGGCACCGCGCTCGCCGATGCCCCGAGCACGGCGACACAGCGGAACTCCAACCCCTTCATGGCGTGCATGGTGGCGAGCCGAACCCCGTCCACGCCCGGCCCAGGGGTGTCCCTGACGCGGACCACAGGCATCCCGGCCGCGGCCAGCTTGTCGTGGACCTTGTCGAGCAACACATTGAAGCGGGCGCACACCCCGATCTCCGAGGGCCGGATGCCATGGGAGATCCACTCCTCGATCCTCCCGACGAGCGCGGCGACCTCTGCCTGTTCGGATCCGTAGCCGTCCACGTGCGGCCTTCGGCCGTGCAGCAGCGAGCGGTAGCCGGCGAGGCTGTCGCTGCCCGCGCCGCCCAGGTCGTCGACGTTCACCGGGCTGAGGATGCCGGTCGACCAGGTGAGGATCTCCTCCGTGCTCCGGTAGTTGATGCGCAGGCGGTGGGTGCGTCCCGTCACCGTGACGCCCAGCGAGCCGAGCGAGACCTTCGAGTCGTAGATCCGCTGGTGCGGGTCGCCCGTGATGAACAGGTCGTCACTGCCGGACGCCGCCGCACCACGCAGGACGCGCCACTGGGCGGGGTGCAGGTCCTGGGCCTCGTCGACCACGACGTGGTTGTGCGTGGGAGCCGAGTCGGCCAGCAGATCGGCCGCGCGGGCACACACCTTCAGATACGTGGTGGCCTTCTGGAGACGCAGCATCTCCTCGAACAACTCGACGCCGGGCCACAGCTGTTCGCGTCGTGCCACCGACAGCGCACTGCCGCGACCGCGCCGCAGGGCGGCCTTGTACGCGTCCAGTGTGCGCAGGTTCTGCGCGAGTACGACGTGCCGGTACTCCTGAGCCAGGAACTGCTCCGTCCACGGCAGCCCGAGCTTCTTCACGACGCGCTCCCACAGCTGCCGTTCCTCCCGGTCACCGATGGGGGAGGGGGATCTGCCGTCGAGGCGGGTCACGACGCCATGCGCGTAGGCGTCGACCGTGGTCACGTCCACTCGGCCGAGCAGCGACTCGTCGCCGTCGAGGAGCAGGGACAGGTTCTCGCGAAGGGAGGAGGCCAGCGCGTTGGTGTAGGTGGTGAGCAGGACGCGGGCGTCGGGGGAACGAGTGAGAAGGTGCTTGACCCGGTGCAGGGCCGCGACCGTCTTGCCGGTGCCCGGACCGCCCGTGACCTGGACCGGGCCGCCGTACGACACCCGATACGCGACCCGGCGCTGCGACGGGTGCAGGAAGACCCGCCATGCCGCGAACGGCTTCTCCAGGATGTCGGCGAGTTCCTCGGGGCCGGTGATCAGGGTGATGCGGCTCGTGGTGTTGGCGATGGCGATGGCGAGGCTTTCGTCCGGGTCGGGGCCCGCGTCGACCGGCCGACGCACCGCGACCACGTCCCGGTACACGTCCTCGGCGCCGAAGCCCTCCGCGAGGTACTGCAGCACCTCGAACTGGTCCTCGGGCAGCAGCGTGCCGAACGCCTCCAGCTGCGGCTTGTCGACGATGGTCCGCACGGCCCTCAGGACCTGGTCGTCGATACCCAGTTCACGCAGCACGGTGTCGGAGTACTTCGCGAACAGCAGCGAGGGCGCGGCGGCCGCCGCCTTCTCCAGAGCCGGGGTCAGCTGCTCGATGGCCACCACGTTGCGGACTTCCAGCGCCCGCGTCGCGGAGTTCGTCGTGTACAGCCGCTTGGCCGCCCACGTGTACGCGTCGTCGTGCCGGACGACGTTGACGAGCAGGAACACATCGCTGCCGTCGTCCGGTGCGAGGACCACGCCCCGCCAGAAGTCGTTGATGCGGATCGTCCGCATCCGCGGGTCGCGGGCGTTCTCCACCGACTCCAGGTGCAGCCCCTTGTCCGCATGCAGTTCGGGCACGGTGAGCTGCTGGAACTTCTGCATCGCCTTGCGCACGCCGGCCCTGACGGGCTTCTCCAGGACGTCGTAGCTCTCCCAGAAGCTGTTGGCGAACGCGAGCTGCGGCACGAGGTGAACTCCCCACCCTGGACGGACACTCCGCAGTCGATCATACGCGCGGTGTGTTCACCAGCCGGAGGGCGATTGCTTCGATGTCCGTGAGCAGTCCGGCCGGTCCCTGGTCCAGGTCGAGGGCGTGCTGGTGGATGAGGATGCCCGCATGGCGCACTTCATGGGCGGCGTGCGGGGCGTTGCCCTTCGCGTACAACAGGTGTCCTTCGCGCAGGCCGAGGGCCGTGCAGTACGCCAGCATCTGGTACAGGTCGGCGTCCGGGTAGCCACCCCGTTTCTCCGCCTTGTACTTGGCGTCGACGACGGCGCACGGGGGGCCGCCGTCCGGCCCGTACAGCACGAAGTCCGGCTTCATGCGGATCGCGGCGGCTTTGTCGAGGTGGTGAGGGTCCTGGAGCCGGGCGGTGTGACCCGAACCCATGCCTCGGAAGGCCTCCCGCAGGGCGACCGTCACGAAGTCCTCGAAGAGCTTGTTCATGTCGAACAGGAACCCGTCGATGCGCAGCCCGCCGAGCGAGTGCTCGGCGGAGATGCCGTCCAGGACAGCGCGGGAGAGGTGCAGGGCGTGGTGGTACCGGGCGTTGAGGCGGGTGGGCAGCCAGTCGGGGATCGGCTGCCCGCGCACGATCGCG from the Streptomyces sp. NBC_00310 genome contains:
- a CDS encoding N-6 DNA methylase, producing MADTSPTSTNALVTGAEIARLAGVTRAAVSNWRRRHSDFPVPAGGGVNSPLFDLTEVQAWLDKQRKVQDVSIEVQLWQALRGAYGDEMIGGLVDVARLLAGEECPKDLPEGAVRLARDLIGSGSASEVVGALAERFTDSVRRAGSDQVTSPRVVRAVRRFAGDVAGDATLFDPACGIGTLLLAVGPERGPLRYGQESDIRSARFAQLRADLTGREGVDIGTGDSLRDDLWADVKADLVVCDPPVGDTDWGREELLLDSRWEFGTPSRAEGELAWLQHAYAHTAPGGRVLMVMPASVAYRKAGRRIRAELVRRGILTQVTALPPGTASSHALPVHLWHLRRPRTLGDAVTSVRMVDLTATEPDASLEPAPGQVADVPLIDLLDDTVDLTPGRHVAESHRDYAAEYVALRQELTEQVRLLAELLPVLTAGDGPGAVDGPSVSVADLVRAGLIEYGDPEPVSVSDQLDTDYLQGFLRSAANTRRSTSASGTFRLDGKGARIPQMDIAEQRRFGAAFRVLQEFEERARRVAELSREAALLARDGLGNGALKPED
- a CDS encoding UvrD-helicase domain-containing protein, with product MPQLAFANSFWESYDVLEKPVRAGVRKAMQKFQQLTVPELHADKGLHLESVENARDPRMRTIRINDFWRGVVLAPDDGSDVFLLVNVVRHDDAYTWAAKRLYTTNSATRALEVRNVVAIEQLTPALEKAAAAAPSLLFAKYSDTVLRELGIDDQVLRAVRTIVDKPQLEAFGTLLPEDQFEVLQYLAEGFGAEDVYRDVVAVRRPVDAGPDPDESLAIAIANTTSRITLITGPEELADILEKPFAAWRVFLHPSQRRVAYRVSYGGPVQVTGGPGTGKTVAALHRVKHLLTRSPDARVLLTTYTNALASSLRENLSLLLDGDESLLGRVDVTTVDAYAHGVVTRLDGRSPSPIGDREERQLWERVVKKLGLPWTEQFLAQEYRHVVLAQNLRTLDAYKAALRRGRGSALSVARREQLWPGVELFEEMLRLQKATTYLKVCARAADLLADSAPTHNHVVVDEAQDLHPAQWRVLRGAAASGSDDLFITGDPHQRIYDSKVSLGSLGVTVTGRTHRLRINYRSTEEILTWSTGILSPVNVDDLGGAGSDSLAGYRSLLHGRRPHVDGYGSEQAEVAALVGRIEEWISHGIRPSEIGVCARFNVLLDKVHDKLAAAGMPVVRVRDTPGPGVDGVRLATMHAMKGLEFRCVAVLGASASAVPFAREVTPVSVDALQHDSDLLRERCLLFVACTRAREALAVSWSGIASPFVPQPN
- a CDS encoding NlpC/P60 family protein, producing MVSRTGLIRTVIALLAVLLWAPVSTAATAQAAPAAAADECRALAPGASAAAERAIAAACAEVAAGTWYTWAGGHGAQPGPTYGQVDPTDPASEHDPERRGFDCSGLVRYAYAQATGSDILNGVASQQYYTHRAADRFTAAQGLAPLLPGDLLAYGTSQKLHHIAIYLGAGKMVEAKQSGTKLMVSDVRLGGGYFGAVRVNTGEVTGHIHQTWGTGVWTKAEPALKAARVYAFPNSTTIRVECQKHAEKVTAEGYENDVWSYLPDYKAWVTNIYIKGPAWLEGVPECKS